A region of the Xylanivirga thermophila genome:
AATGGATATGCTTGTAGGATTTTTATCTCCCATTACCAGTTTTTTAGGCATACCTGCCGAAGTGATGCCTTTAGCAATTATGCGGCCCATGTCAGGTGCAGCATCTACTGGTATGCTGGCTGAGCTTTTAAATGAATATGGACCGGATTCATTTATAGGGCGGGTAGCTTCTACCATGGCAGGATCTACAGAGACCATATTCTATACCCTGTCAGTATACTTTGGTAGTATAGGTATAAGAAAAACCAGGCATACGGTATGGGCTGCTTTATTGGCTGATTTAGCCGGTATTATAGCTTCTGTTTTTATATGCAATTTGGTGTTTGGAACATAAATTTCTTGTTATTTTGATTTATTTTTGGTATCATAAAAGAATGGTGTATATATATTATATAAAGATGGAGGCTTATACGGAGCTATGACAGTAGATGTATACCCGACGAGGGATAGTGTAATCGAGAAGGAAATAAAGGATAAAGTGGTGGTAGTAGTGGATGTTTTAAGGGCTACTAGTACTATCATAACCGCCCTTTATAACGGTTGCAAAGAGGTAATTCCGGTTATGGATATAGAAGAGGCCATGGTTATGACCAAAAACTATGAACGGGATGCTTTTTTGCTAGGCGGGGAGAGAAATGCGGTAAAGATAGAGGGTTTTGATCTGTCGAATTCTCCACTTGAATATACCAGGGACAAGGTGGAAGGCAATACCATAATATTTACTACCACCAATGGGACAAAGGCCATAAAACAGGCGGGAGATGCAAAAAAGGTATTGATAGGTTCCATTATAAATGCCGATGCACTATGTGGTGCTCTTTTGGATTTGGATGCTGATGTTGCATTTGTATGTGCAGGTACGGAAGGCCGTTTTTCCTTGGATGATATAATAGCGGTAGGAGCTATTATAAGCCGTTTAAAGTCAAAGGGTGCACAACTTTCTTTGGATGATTTGGCAATGGTTTGCCTTTATTTATATGAATCCAATAAATCTTCACTGCATGATATCTTAAAGGATACATATCACTATAAAAGATTGTTGGAAGAGGGATTTACAGATGATTTAAAATATTGCTTAACTCCAAACAGGGCCCCTATTGTGCCCATGTATAAGGACGGCGTTATAAAAAATATATATTGACAAAAGCGCAATAATTGCATATATTTATTGAAAAGGTATAAAAATATATATAAACAGATATAAACGCTATGAAGGGAAGAGTAGACAATATCCATATGCCCAAAAGAGAGCCGGATAAGGTGAGAGCCGGCGGCAGAGCTGGATTGTTGAACATGGCCCCTGAGCGGGGTGGCTGAAAGGTTAGTAGGTCGCCACGGACATCTCCGTTATTAGGATGGGACGATTATGTCGTCTTTGAGTCTCTTTGCCGCAAGGCGGGAGAAAATCAGGGTGGTACCGCGAAACATACCCCTCGCCCCTTATGGAGTGAGGGGTTTATATTTTTTATAAAAAGGAAGGGATGGTTTTATGTCAGATAAAAAAACGTTTTATATCACAACCCCCATATATTATCCAAGTGACAAGTTGCATATAGGTCATTCATATACTACGGTAGCAGCCGATGCCATGGCTAGGTTTAAAAGACTTACTGGCTATGATGTGATGTTTTTGACAGGTACGGACGAACATGGACAAAAGATAGAAAAGATTGCTAAAGCCAAGGGTGTTACTCCAAAGGCGTATGTGGATCATATAGTGGATGGTATCAAAAAATTATGGAATATGATGGATATATCATATGATGATTTTATACGTACTACGGACAAGAGACATGAAGTGGTGGTACAAAAGATATTTAAGAAGCTCTATGATCAGGGGGATATATACAAGGGTGAATATAAGGGTTGGTATTGTACCCCATGTGAATCATTCTGGACAGAGAGACAGCTTGAAGACGGCAAATGCCCAGATTGTGGCCGGGATGTGGAACTTGTAAGGGAAGAGGCGTACTTTTTTAAACTCTCAAAATACCAACAACCCCTTATAGATTATATTAAATCCCATGATGAATTTATACAACCCCAATCCAGACAAAATGAGATGATAAATAACTTCTTAAAACCCGGTTTGGAGGATCTTTGTGTATCTCGTACTTCATTTAAATGGGGTATACCGGTAACATTCGATAAGGATCATGTAATATATGTATGGGTTGATGCCCTCTCTAACTATATTACTGCATTAGGTTTTATGACCGATGATGACAGTAAGTATAAAAAATATTGGCCGGCAGATGTTCATCTCGTAGGTAAGGAGATAGTAAGATTTCATACCATTATATGGCCTGCAATGCTCATGGCCCTTGATTTGCCACTTCCTAGACAGGTATTTGGGCATGGTTGGCTCATACTTGAAGGGGGTAAGATGTCAAAATCCAAGGGTAATGTGGTGGATCCTGTAGTCCTTATAGACCGATATGGTTCAGATGCCATAAGATATTTTCTATTGAGGGAAGTGCCCTTTGGTTCCGATGGCGTATTTTCAAATGAAGCGCTAGTAAATCGTATAAATTCTGATTTGGCAAACGATCTGGGAAATCTATTGAGCCGTACTATTGCCATGATAGATAAATATTTTGACGGTATTATACCTGCTCCCGCCGTTGAGGAAGATGTGGATAAGGATTTAAAGGCCGTTGCCCTTGATGCACCTAAGCGAGTAGAAGAGATGATGGATGCTTTGCAGATAAGTAATGCCTTATCTGAGATATGGAAATTAGTATCCCGAACCAATAAGTATATAGATGAAACCGTGCCGTGGGTACTAGCAAAGGATGAAGATAAAAAGGATAGGCTTAAGACTGTAATGTATAATCTGGCAGAGTCATTGAGGTTTATATCGGTACTCATATCCCCTTTCATGATCCATACTCCGGTAGAGATGCAAAGGCAACTGGGTATAAAAGAGGCACATAATATGACCTGGGATAGCCTACAGGCTTTTGGAGCTATAAAGCCTGGGACAGAGGTGCATAGGGGAGATGTCATATTCCCAAGACTTGATATGGAAAAGGAGATAGAGCATTTGACACAGGTTCAGAAAAAAGCTAAGGATATAGATAATAAACAAGTTAAAAAAGATACGGAAAATGTTCAAGAAAAGGATAATAAAACGGATTATATTACCATTGACGAGTTTGATAAAATACAATTAAGGGTAGCAAAAATTGTGGAAGCTGAAAAAGTAAAAAAGGCTGACAAGCTTTTGAAGCTACAACTAGAACTTGGGGACGAAAAACGTCAGGTAGTTTCTGGGATTGCAAAATATTATGAGCCGTCAGAGCTAATTGGTAAGAAGGTAGTATTGGTAGCCAATCTAAAGCCAGTAAAGCTTCGTGGGGAGAAATCGGAAGGAATGATACTTGCAGCCTCCGATGACGAGGATAATCTGGTTTTGGTTACAGTGGATGGTAATATAGAAAGTGGCAGCTTTATAAGCTGAGGTGATTTAGATGTATTTTGATAGTCATGCCCATCTGGATGATGAAAAATTTGATGAAGATAGACATGAAGTGATAGAAGGCCTAAAAAAACGTGGCATATGCGGGGTGATAGATCCGGGGGATTCCATTGATAGCTCCAAAAAGGCAGTTGAGCTTGCAGAGGAGTATGATTTTATATATGCAGCAGTGGGTATACACCCCCATGAGGCGGGAGAAGTAAAGGACGAAGATATGGATATTCTCGCCTCTATGGCTAGCCATCCTAAAGTGGTGGCCATAGGTGAGATAGGCCTTGATTATTATTATGATTTTTCACCTAAGGATAGGCAAAAAGAAGAATTTATAAATCAAATAGAGCTTGCATATCGTTTAGACCTCCCTATAATAATACATGACAGGGATGCCCATGGTGATATGGTGGATATAATAAAAGACCATAGGGATATGATAAAGGGTGGCGTTATGCATTGCTTTTCAGGTAGTTGGGAACTGGCTAAAGTATTTATGGACTATGGGTTTTATATAGCCCTTGGAGGATCAGTCACCTTTAAAAATGCTAGGCGACCGGTAGAAGTGGCACAAAATATTCCCCTTGATCGCCTATTGATTGAGACCGATAGTCCCTATATGACCCCTGTGCCATATAGAGGGCAGAGAAATGACCCGGGATATGTATCACTGGTAGCCCAAAGGATAGGTGAGCTAAGGAATATGAATGGGGAAGATATTGGATATATAACGGCTCAAAATATCCCCAAGGCTTTTCCTAAGGTTTCTACCCCGATTCAATCTTAGATATGTGGAGGAAAGATGAGAATGGATAATATTTATGTATATCAGCTAGGGGATTCCCTTTATGTAAATTTGACCAACAGATGTACCAATAGATGTAGCTTTTGCGTAAGAAATGAAGACGGTGACAAGATTGGAGGATATGATCTTTGGCTTGAGAAGGAACCTACAGCAGAGGAGATCATAAAGCTTATAGAGGATCCCATTAAGTATGATGAAATAGTTTTCTGTGGTTACGGGGAACCGACTATAAAGCTAGATGAAATTATAGAGGTAGCCAAATGGATAAAGGGAAAAGGTGGTACAACAAGGATAAATACCAATGGACAAGCCAATCTATACCATGGATATAATGTGGTGCCCAAATTAAAGGGGCTGATAGATACCGTATCTATCAGCCTTAATGCCAAAAATGCAAAGGAATATGAAGAGGTTTGCCATTCTGATTATGGAGAGGAAGGCTTCTATGGTATGCTTGACTTTGCTAGGGAGTGTAGTAAGGTTATCCCAAATGTAGTATTATCTGTAGTGGATATACTACCTGAGGAAGACATAGAAGCATGTAGAAGGATAGCCGAGGATGTAGGCGCTACATTAAGGGTACGTGAAATGATAAAATAATTATCTATTATAATATGTTTCGAATATTTTTTTAGCAATATCTATCTTTATTGCCCCCTGATTTGCTGGTACTTCAAGTGCTATGCATACGAGCAGGGGGTTTTCTGTTTGATCTACTGTAAAAGCTACTATCCATGCTATTTCCTTGTCTTTTTCTTCATTTATTTGGGCTGTACCGGTTTTTGCGGCTAATTTTATATTTGGCATTTTAATGCCATGGGCTGTACCGCTTGGATCCTCAACTGTGTCTATAAGGGCTGCAAGTAATATCTCATTGGTTTTCCCATCTATCATATTATTTCGAGCCATATTCCGTCCAAATGAGGATTTTATATTTTCTTCTGAATCGGTAGTCTTATTTACCAGTTTGGGCCATACCATGCTGCCATTATTGGAGAATACCGTATACATAGATGCAAGCTGCAAGGGAGATATAAGAACCTCTCCCTGACCATAACCAGTGTCGGCAACTAATGGTTCGATCCATGGGGATGCACCTTTTTTTATTTGGGAAGGGGCAACCTGCAATGGAAATGGTACATCTACGCCAAAGCTGTATAGCTTTGCATACTTTTCTATATTAGGTCCACCGAGATTTAGGGCTGTCCATGCAAAATATATATTATCCGACCATACGATGGCATTTCTAAGATTTACAGGCCCATCAGGATGTGGAGTACGGTGTATTGCCCTATCACCCCATTCATCGGAAGGGCGCCATGTAGTGTTTTTAGCTTCTTCTACTATGGTATGGGGTGTAATGGCCCCTTCGGTAAGCCCCATTGCAGCTATAAACGGTTTTAGGGTTGAACCAGGTGTATAGGCGGAAATAGCACGGTTTACAAAGGGTTTATCCTCATTATTTGAAAGGGCTTCCCACTGGGATGAGGATATCCCAAGCGGGAACGGATTAGGATCATAGGATGGATTGCTTGCCATGGTGAGTACTTCTCCGGTTATGGGTTGAAGGACTACTATGGAGCCCTTTTGACCATCTAAAAGTTTGCTAGATAGTGTTTGGAGCTCTCCATCTATGGATAATACTACATTGTCGCCATGTTCTACATCAAGTTTTGCTATGTCAGATTTCTTCTTTTTATCTTTGTCTTTTATATATATGGTATATCCTTTTTTCCCAGATAATATATCGTTCATAGATCGTTCTATACCACTTCTGCCTATAAGACTGTTTTCATCATATCCCCGCTCTGGGTGTTTTTCCATATCCTCCTTATTTGCTTTTTGAACGTAACCAGTGATATGGGCAGCAGTATCTTCATAGGGATATTGCCTCGTGATTATGTGCTTGCTAGATAGTTTTACTCCCTTTACTGCTAATATTTGATTTTTAAATTCGTCAGATATATTTATGGGATAGGATTTTAGTGGTACGAAGGTATCGTCCTTTACCCATTTTTGCGATAATTGCTTTAGTATATAATCGGGAGTGACTTCGATGATGGATCCAAGGTTTTTTGCAAATTCTTCCTTATCCGGTATAGAACCTGGAACCGCTCCAACAGTATAGGCTTCTCCATCTAATGCCATGGCATTTTGATACCTATCCAGTATACTTCCCCTTTTAGGGCGTACCTCTTCTATGTATACACCTTCGTCATCCTCTAATGAAGGGAATATTAACTTTGTAGACCAGTCTATTTTCCAGCCGCTTTTTTCCTTTACAAGGGGGATGGTGTAGCTCTGTTTAAATGAGGATATGGTATTTGTATGGAATGTGATATCTACAGGTATATATGCAGTATCCTTTTCTACCATCTCTTCTCCGAAGGTTTGTTCCATATCCTTAAGTCCTATTGCTGAAAATATCTTGTTGTATCTTGAAGTAAAATCTTCTTTCGATATTTTTCCTTTAGATGATTCAGATAAAAGCCCGTACATATCATCATACTTGCCGTTCTTCCACTGTTCCACAAAGGCCTTACTACTATCAATGGGACTTTGTTGGCTGCAGGATGTAAGTATTAACACCATGCATAGAAGTAGAATATATAATTTTTTCATAAAAATTTATGCCTCCTGTATTTTAAAAGTATTATTATGGATTTCCTAGTATATAAATTGCATTATTTTTATTTACTATAATATTACCTTAATTTATCGGTTTTTGCATCAACTTTTTTCAGGTTTTGGTTCGTAATATAAAGCATAATGGTACAAAATTTTTAAAATATGAATATTTGGCCTGCAGAGAGTGGCAGGAGTACATAAAGGCATATTGGATAAGTATTTTTTCATACGAGTAGCTGAATAGATAGACATGGCCTTGTTAAGAGGTAGTACATTTAATATTGCAAATTAGAAATAATTTAGAAGAACAGGAAAATTTGGATCAATATATTGACAAATACCAAATGTGTTGATATACTACATTATAGTAAGTTCATTGAATGAACTAATAAAATCACTAATAGACAAATATTCATTAATTGTATCAAAGTATTATTATTTTAAAAATCAGATTTTGTATTGCATCATATGTTGTAACAGTTAAAGCTTAGCCTATTTAAAATATAATAGGAGGGTAGCAGTATGGATAAGAGCATGGAAGATGTACCATTGTATAAGGA
Encoded here:
- a CDS encoding spore maturation protein, coding for MSFIKWLSSMAIPFFIFIVLAYGYVKDIDVYDTFIEGAAEGISTVIKVLPYLVAMFVAISIFRASGAMDMLVGFLSPITSFLGIPAEVMPLAIMRPMSGAASTGMLAELLNEYGPDSFIGRVASTMAGSTETIFYTLSVYFGSIGIRKTRHTVWAALLADLAGIIASVFICNLVFGT
- a CDS encoding 2-phosphosulfolactate phosphatase: MTVDVYPTRDSVIEKEIKDKVVVVVDVLRATSTIITALYNGCKEVIPVMDIEEAMVMTKNYERDAFLLGGERNAVKIEGFDLSNSPLEYTRDKVEGNTIIFTTTNGTKAIKQAGDAKKVLIGSIINADALCGALLDLDADVAFVCAGTEGRFSLDDIIAVGAIISRLKSKGAQLSLDDLAMVCLYLYESNKSSLHDILKDTYHYKRLLEEGFTDDLKYCLTPNRAPIVPMYKDGVIKNIY
- the metG gene encoding methionine--tRNA ligase, producing the protein MSDKKTFYITTPIYYPSDKLHIGHSYTTVAADAMARFKRLTGYDVMFLTGTDEHGQKIEKIAKAKGVTPKAYVDHIVDGIKKLWNMMDISYDDFIRTTDKRHEVVVQKIFKKLYDQGDIYKGEYKGWYCTPCESFWTERQLEDGKCPDCGRDVELVREEAYFFKLSKYQQPLIDYIKSHDEFIQPQSRQNEMINNFLKPGLEDLCVSRTSFKWGIPVTFDKDHVIYVWVDALSNYITALGFMTDDDSKYKKYWPADVHLVGKEIVRFHTIIWPAMLMALDLPLPRQVFGHGWLILEGGKMSKSKGNVVDPVVLIDRYGSDAIRYFLLREVPFGSDGVFSNEALVNRINSDLANDLGNLLSRTIAMIDKYFDGIIPAPAVEEDVDKDLKAVALDAPKRVEEMMDALQISNALSEIWKLVSRTNKYIDETVPWVLAKDEDKKDRLKTVMYNLAESLRFISVLISPFMIHTPVEMQRQLGIKEAHNMTWDSLQAFGAIKPGTEVHRGDVIFPRLDMEKEIEHLTQVQKKAKDIDNKQVKKDTENVQEKDNKTDYITIDEFDKIQLRVAKIVEAEKVKKADKLLKLQLELGDEKRQVVSGIAKYYEPSELIGKKVVLVANLKPVKLRGEKSEGMILAASDDEDNLVLVTVDGNIESGSFIS
- a CDS encoding TatD family hydrolase gives rise to the protein MYFDSHAHLDDEKFDEDRHEVIEGLKKRGICGVIDPGDSIDSSKKAVELAEEYDFIYAAVGIHPHEAGEVKDEDMDILASMASHPKVVAIGEIGLDYYYDFSPKDRQKEEFINQIELAYRLDLPIIIHDRDAHGDMVDIIKDHRDMIKGGVMHCFSGSWELAKVFMDYGFYIALGGSVTFKNARRPVEVAQNIPLDRLLIETDSPYMTPVPYRGQRNDPGYVSLVAQRIGELRNMNGEDIGYITAQNIPKAFPKVSTPIQS
- a CDS encoding TatD family nuclease-associated radical SAM protein, encoding MDNIYVYQLGDSLYVNLTNRCTNRCSFCVRNEDGDKIGGYDLWLEKEPTAEEIIKLIEDPIKYDEIVFCGYGEPTIKLDEIIEVAKWIKGKGGTTRINTNGQANLYHGYNVVPKLKGLIDTVSISLNAKNAKEYEEVCHSDYGEEGFYGMLDFARECSKVIPNVVLSVVDILPEEDIEACRRIAEDVGATLRVREMIK
- a CDS encoding penicillin-binding transpeptidase domain-containing protein, whose translation is MKKLYILLLCMVLILTSCSQQSPIDSSKAFVEQWKNGKYDDMYGLLSESSKGKISKEDFTSRYNKIFSAIGLKDMEQTFGEEMVEKDTAYIPVDITFHTNTISSFKQSYTIPLVKEKSGWKIDWSTKLIFPSLEDDEGVYIEEVRPKRGSILDRYQNAMALDGEAYTVGAVPGSIPDKEEFAKNLGSIIEVTPDYILKQLSQKWVKDDTFVPLKSYPINISDEFKNQILAVKGVKLSSKHIITRQYPYEDTAAHITGYVQKANKEDMEKHPERGYDENSLIGRSGIERSMNDILSGKKGYTIYIKDKDKKKKSDIAKLDVEHGDNVVLSIDGELQTLSSKLLDGQKGSIVVLQPITGEVLTMASNPSYDPNPFPLGISSSQWEALSNNEDKPFVNRAISAYTPGSTLKPFIAAMGLTEGAITPHTIVEEAKNTTWRPSDEWGDRAIHRTPHPDGPVNLRNAIVWSDNIYFAWTALNLGGPNIEKYAKLYSFGVDVPFPLQVAPSQIKKGASPWIEPLVADTGYGQGEVLISPLQLASMYTVFSNNGSMVWPKLVNKTTDSEENIKSSFGRNMARNNMIDGKTNEILLAALIDTVEDPSGTAHGIKMPNIKLAAKTGTAQINEEKDKEIAWIVAFTVDQTENPLLVCIALEVPANQGAIKIDIAKKIFETYYNR